A region of Chlamydia crocodili DNA encodes the following proteins:
- a CDS encoding CT620/CT621 family type III secretion system effector — protein sequence MSSFYIQNRPKTISGDGLFNIKLNHKFSNFDAKAQPAIDIEALNSGLYVLKRLASVIEAGNVQASMLLNPNNTIFPSPPVAPKRHTSSSPNPAPGSVRTITDIQGQTAVALVPLILDGLETFMASTPDVNLTQIASVTLVIALVKPLLGSSSLTSDQQATVFNNCYQPSKKDILDQIKKEQATEIKKGQDKLSAKLESSGASKEEIKKALEEYADQFASDFFDAHVKEQFMVYRSSIGGETLKMMESMKAIEAKVPNPTKDNVQSVNGMLTLHAIFNGLTDAVKKVPALGGEEDIVKTQLALSDLLTKDSLDDAALKKIYDATDLPSKASLDLYLKPRDAAIYREGITGVYQAAVQNLTTVRSSIENEKQTLENQLAAFQQGVSSYTSWVNESKNIVAGKDYTSVLVTAAMEANAGLTSLSQMYGNLKDAERTIFDTHVPKYLELTIGNGTTVTKFIARMNAFQEISEYTLNKAVTNEQEVKTFLASKGSSISSYHFFSGVGQEIVKIAQSLTNYVKDEKGYQIPDFDNFVQKELKVNSPSSNFTTQASSILGEFKTAANTHITKLQQQIADLDKKYSDYNPANASFTADRKKAVESWLNSESLGSAFIYLILNSQLPKQSAFLNPLIEEINFNNLAANAINDLLKITNNFSTTSVYYNLSSYLIQSKEGNDLFSGDYFETCLALSKEKEYIARDTDRCRRAQGLVEALLSKINNLPGISSSQKSEMLNATSNYKYSLTITFNQLNLLNALLSNLKIEEQTKDNKYNSNVFKITGPKDWIPTLASLEGFISNGFPNITPTGGLGPLFTQIQADQQDYTTQGQTQQLNLQNQMTNVQQEWTLVSTSMQVLNQILSKLVGEIYPN from the coding sequence ATGTCTTCTTTTTATATACAGAACAGGCCTAAAACAATTTCCGGTGATGGTTTATTTAATATTAAATTAAACCATAAGTTTTCTAATTTTGATGCTAAAGCACAGCCAGCTATAGACATAGAAGCATTGAATTCTGGATTATATGTTTTAAAACGTTTAGCATCCGTTATAGAAGCTGGCAATGTCCAAGCTTCTATGTTGTTAAATCCCAACAACACTATATTCCCCTCTCCACCTGTAGCACCTAAACGGCACACAAGTAGTAGTCCCAATCCTGCTCCAGGAAGCGTAAGAACGATTACTGATATTCAAGGACAAACAGCAGTCGCTTTGGTGCCTCTTATCCTTGATGGTTTAGAAACTTTCATGGCTTCAACCCCTGATGTTAATTTGACTCAAATAGCTTCAGTTACTCTAGTTATCGCATTAGTTAAACCTCTTCTTGGTAGCTCTTCGCTTACCTCTGATCAACAAGCCACTGTATTTAATAACTGCTACCAACCAAGTAAGAAAGATATCCTTGATCAAATTAAGAAAGAACAGGCTACTGAAATCAAGAAAGGTCAAGATAAACTATCGGCTAAGCTTGAATCTTCAGGGGCCTCAAAAGAGGAAATTAAGAAAGCTCTCGAAGAATATGCTGATCAATTTGCATCAGATTTCTTTGACGCTCATGTTAAAGAACAATTCATGGTTTATCGATCATCTATTGGAGGGGAAACCCTCAAAATGATGGAAAGTATGAAAGCTATTGAAGCAAAAGTGCCTAATCCTACTAAAGATAATGTGCAAAGTGTCAACGGAATGTTAACGCTCCACGCCATCTTTAATGGCCTTACGGATGCTGTGAAAAAAGTTCCTGCATTAGGTGGAGAGGAAGATATTGTTAAAACACAGCTTGCTTTGAGCGATCTTCTGACTAAAGATTCACTAGACGATGCGGCTCTAAAAAAGATTTATGACGCCACGGATTTACCTAGTAAAGCTTCTCTAGATTTGTATCTAAAACCTAGAGACGCTGCTATATATAGAGAGGGAATTACAGGAGTTTATCAAGCTGCTGTACAAAATCTAACTACAGTACGTTCTTCAATAGAAAACGAAAAACAGACTCTAGAAAATCAATTGGCGGCATTTCAACAAGGTGTCAGTTCCTATACTTCCTGGGTAAATGAGTCTAAAAACATTGTGGCAGGAAAAGATTATACCTCTGTTTTAGTAACCGCTGCTATGGAAGCTAATGCGGGTTTGACTAGCTTATCTCAAATGTATGGTAATCTCAAAGATGCAGAAAGAACCATTTTTGATACACATGTTCCCAAATATCTAGAACTTACTATAGGAAATGGGACTACGGTCACTAAATTCATTGCTAGGATGAACGCATTTCAAGAAATTTCAGAATACACTTTAAATAAAGCTGTAACAAATGAACAAGAAGTAAAAACCTTCTTAGCAAGCAAAGGTAGTTCCATTAGTAGCTATCACTTTTTTTCTGGGGTTGGACAAGAAATCGTAAAAATAGCTCAATCATTAACCAATTATGTTAAGGATGAGAAAGGTTATCAAATTCCTGATTTCGATAACTTTGTACAGAAAGAATTAAAAGTTAATTCTCCAAGTAGTAATTTCACTACACAAGCTAGTTCAATATTAGGAGAATTCAAAACAGCTGCAAATACGCATATCACAAAACTCCAACAACAAATCGCGGATTTAGATAAAAAATATAGCGACTACAATCCTGCAAATGCTAGTTTCACTGCGGATCGCAAAAAAGCTGTAGAAAGTTGGTTAAATTCAGAAAGCCTGGGTTCTGCATTTATTTATCTGATTTTGAACTCACAGTTACCTAAGCAGTCTGCTTTTTTAAATCCACTAATAGAAGAGATCAACTTCAATAACCTTGCTGCAAATGCTATTAATGATCTTTTAAAAATCACTAATAATTTCTCAACGACTTCGGTGTACTATAACCTCTCCTCCTACCTTATCCAAAGTAAAGAGGGGAACGACTTATTTAGTGGTGATTACTTTGAAACTTGCCTAGCTCTATCCAAGGAAAAAGAATACATAGCGCGTGATACAGACCGCTGTCGACGTGCTCAAGGTTTAGTGGAAGCTTTACTAAGTAAAATTAATAACTTACCTGGCATTTCCTCATCACAAAAATCTGAAATGCTTAACGCAACTTCCAACTATAAATACTCTCTAACGATTACATTTAACCAGCTCAATCTTCTCAATGCACTGCTATCTAACCTTAAAATCGAAGAACAAACAAAAGATAATAAGTATAATAGTAACGTATTTAAAATTACTGGTCCAAAAGACTGGATTCCTACTTTAGCTTCTTTAGAAGGCTTCATTTCCAATGGATTCCCTAATATTACACCTACGGGTGGTTTAGGACCTCTATTTACTCAGATCCAAGCCGATCAGCAAGACTATACTACTCAAGGACAAACCCAGCAGTTAAACTTGCAAAACCAGATGACTAACGTACAACAAGAATGGACGTTAGTATCAACATCCATGCAAGTGCTGAATCAAATCCTTTCCAAGCTAGTA
- a CDS encoding CT620/CT621 family type III secretion system effector produces the protein MDIINSYSVSANYKKLPITPCSESIQKRHQLLESIFHYERTEAERHIVQRLLYILDQKSDEKYRQLIEKLRKSEIEDRVVSKKSHTVAVHHKPLSDLHSPIAVVATTSSVGVSSSPRTEDPFYNATKQQWAHNLLKGIQEVINKIVQAANGQSSSADAQALQKIKTEVDRLVNAGVNLTNKDFESLYALPTLIFTTIQRSTIFTGGQKTDFVNQLGEKYGNATQLAQVFADGRVEGLKDILDVVKSKLTEKEFTIFLGIQEELDQLQSSVKTYDQEKFDRIDAVGDQLADTISISALSRNDKIDLCSQISYLYKDQVSAVESFNTVIEATIFVNRHQEATFAQVSSLVASLMGVFAPIDLGKVTSEISSAAIAGALQAVRAINSRFNDLTSQQQKLINDAVGAIGTFKGEEYVGAIWAYFVASTVLADKPTATMQEVNSAVTAAAKEMENSSLSLTSTIKSTMDKIVSSSGKFVLTNNSSETYTIYSQSGSKVTINASLLNRGNVGFLPNITSAANNHAESTARSYFQFKGLAEIETAQLQSKVEDTQKQHKDFQDLKTELYKDQLFAQANELQTMALPSAVASVLIDRYMPKEVDFLNGIYAQLYYSNLGSSVGNAMIDAISEYVNAATYFNFASYVGQQPAVGEKAKDVFPGTADSARNKLETERQKAAAYLKSTQNAEIVLEEQVKKVTEDSKITNEQRTRIIDSLNNYRDNLNAISGSLVLLQNYLAPLSIANGTVDGTFTVNGGEEQWQARLEILEDALVSGLSGNAINGGMFPLQATIQSDQQSFADMGQNYQLELQMHLTSMQQEWTVVATSLQVLNQMYLSLARSLMG, from the coding sequence ATGGATATCATCAATAGTTATTCTGTTTCAGCAAATTATAAAAAATTGCCGATAACACCTTGTTCAGAGTCGATCCAAAAAAGACATCAGTTATTGGAGAGTATTTTCCATTATGAAAGGACTGAAGCTGAGCGTCATATTGTGCAACGTTTGTTGTATATTTTAGATCAAAAATCTGATGAAAAATACCGACAGTTAATAGAGAAATTACGCAAATCTGAAATAGAAGATCGAGTGGTGAGCAAGAAGAGTCATACTGTTGCTGTTCATCATAAACCCTTGTCTGACTTACATTCGCCGATTGCAGTGGTCGCTACAACATCTTCTGTGGGAGTAAGTAGTAGTCCAAGAACAGAAGATCCATTTTATAATGCTACTAAACAGCAATGGGCGCATAACTTATTAAAGGGAATTCAAGAGGTTATTAATAAGATTGTTCAGGCTGCGAATGGACAGTCATCGTCAGCAGATGCACAGGCTCTCCAAAAGATTAAAACTGAGGTAGATCGTTTAGTTAATGCTGGTGTGAACTTAACGAATAAGGATTTTGAGTCTTTATATGCTCTTCCTACACTAATTTTTACTACTATTCAACGATCTACTATTTTTACAGGTGGTCAAAAGACTGACTTTGTGAATCAGCTGGGAGAAAAATATGGTAATGCTACTCAGTTAGCTCAAGTCTTTGCTGATGGTCGTGTTGAGGGATTAAAAGATATTCTTGATGTGGTTAAGAGTAAATTAACAGAAAAAGAATTTACTATTTTTCTAGGCATTCAAGAAGAGCTAGACCAATTACAATCTTCAGTGAAGACTTATGATCAGGAGAAATTTGATCGCATAGATGCAGTAGGAGATCAACTCGCAGATACTATTAGTATCTCTGCCTTATCAAGAAATGATAAAATCGATTTATGTTCTCAGATTTCTTATTTGTATAAAGATCAGGTATCTGCTGTAGAATCTTTTAACACAGTTATTGAAGCTACGATCTTTGTAAATCGTCACCAAGAAGCTACTTTTGCTCAGGTATCCAGTTTAGTTGCTTCTTTAATGGGAGTGTTTGCTCCTATTGACCTAGGGAAAGTGACTTCTGAGATTAGTAGTGCTGCGATTGCTGGAGCATTACAAGCTGTTAGAGCAATTAATTCGAGGTTTAATGATTTAACTTCTCAACAACAAAAACTTATTAATGATGCCGTGGGAGCTATAGGAACTTTTAAGGGAGAAGAATATGTAGGAGCTATTTGGGCTTATTTTGTTGCTTCCACTGTTCTTGCTGATAAACCAACAGCAACTATGCAAGAAGTTAATTCTGCAGTAACTGCGGCAGCTAAAGAGATGGAGAATTCATCATTAAGTTTAACCTCAACTATTAAATCTACGATGGATAAAATCGTTTCTTCAAGTGGGAAATTCGTACTTACTAATAATAGCAGCGAAACTTATACAATTTATTCTCAGAGCGGATCCAAGGTAACTATTAATGCTAGTCTTTTAAATCGCGGAAATGTGGGATTTCTTCCCAATATCACTTCTGCTGCGAATAATCATGCTGAATCTACTGCTAGATCGTATTTCCAATTCAAAGGTCTTGCTGAGATAGAAACAGCACAACTACAATCTAAAGTTGAAGATACTCAGAAGCAACATAAGGATTTTCAAGATCTAAAAACTGAACTTTATAAAGATCAATTATTTGCTCAAGCTAATGAGCTGCAAACTATGGCTTTACCTTCGGCTGTGGCTTCTGTATTAATTGACCGTTATATGCCTAAAGAAGTGGATTTCTTAAATGGTATTTATGCTCAGCTTTATTATAGCAATTTAGGCTCATCAGTTGGAAATGCTATGATAGATGCTATTTCAGAATATGTTAACGCAGCTACCTATTTTAATTTTGCAAGTTATGTTGGTCAGCAGCCTGCTGTAGGAGAGAAGGCTAAAGATGTATTCCCTGGGACAGCTGATAGTGCTCGGAATAAATTAGAAACAGAACGCCAAAAAGCTGCTGCATATCTTAAAAGTACACAGAACGCAGAAATAGTGCTTGAAGAACAAGTAAAAAAAGTTACTGAAGATTCAAAAATTACTAATGAACAGCGTACACGTATCATCGATTCATTGAATAATTATCGAGATAATTTAAATGCTATATCGGGATCTTTAGTATTATTACAAAACTATTTGGCTCCTTTAAGCATTGCTAACGGGACTGTGGATGGGACTTTTACTGTTAATGGAGGAGAAGAACAGTGGCAAGCTCGATTAGAGATCTTAGAGGATGCCTTAGTATCGGGATTATCGGGTAATGCTATCAATGGGGGTATGTTCCCACTGCAGGCAACTATACAATCTGATCAGCAATCTTTTGCTGATATGGGTCAAAACTACCAGTTAGAATTACAAATGCATTTAACATCTATGCAACAGGAATGGACGGTTGTTGCGACTTCTTTACAAGTGTTAAACCAAATGTATTTGAGTTTGGCTAGAAGTTTGATGGGATAG
- the lptB gene encoding LPS export ABC transporter ATP-binding protein yields MPILSVCNLVKKYNKKPVTNDVSFEVNAGEVVGLLGPNGAGKTTAFYLTVGLIRPDSGKIIFKNTDVTKRTMDHRARLGIGYLAQEPTVFKDLTVKENLICILEIIYKARKQQSHLLDTLIDDLQLASCINKKAGTLSGGERRRLEIACVLALNPSVLLLDEPFANVDPLVIQNVKYLIKILSSRGIGILITDHNAKELLSIADRCYLIIDGKIFFEGSSSQMIANPMVKQHYLGDSFSY; encoded by the coding sequence ATGCCGATACTTTCTGTTTGTAATTTAGTAAAAAAATATAACAAAAAACCCGTCACTAATGATGTCTCTTTTGAGGTAAATGCAGGAGAGGTTGTCGGACTTTTAGGCCCCAATGGTGCAGGGAAAACAACAGCTTTCTATCTTACAGTAGGATTGATCCGTCCCGATTCAGGAAAGATTATCTTTAAAAATACTGACGTTACTAAAAGAACAATGGATCACCGGGCAAGATTAGGTATTGGTTATCTAGCTCAAGAGCCTACAGTTTTCAAAGATCTTACAGTAAAAGAAAATCTCATCTGCATCTTGGAGATCATCTACAAAGCTAGGAAACAGCAATCCCACCTTTTAGACACACTAATCGATGATCTACAGTTAGCCTCATGCATTAATAAAAAAGCAGGAACATTGTCTGGAGGAGAACGACGGAGATTGGAAATCGCTTGTGTATTAGCTTTAAACCCTAGTGTTCTTTTACTTGATGAGCCTTTTGCAAACGTTGATCCACTCGTTATTCAAAACGTAAAATACTTAATTAAAATTCTCTCTAGTCGTGGTATTGGCATTCTCATTACGGATCATAACGCTAAAGAACTACTTTCTATAGCTGATCGCTGCTACCTCATTATTGATGGGAAGATCTTCTTTGAGGGATCTTCCTCACAAATGATAGCCAATCCTATGGTAAAGCAGCACTATCTTGGAGATTCCTTCTCTTATTAA
- a CDS encoding DUF1137 domain-containing protein, translating to MTKFLFYGLLCSLGIFGIACTTIVAIIKVDSICDVSCMNKHFEKAPPFLKIKKLGIHKQIASPERQFFNCHVDKSCMELHLSDANYACKEALSKLSGHIHTQDLDKLMTFQGNGGLLNYQDCSLNIYDCRFHVDPIHPDPDAPEERAVGGMKTLSLSLLRK from the coding sequence ATGACCAAATTCTTATTCTACGGCTTGTTATGTTCTTTGGGAATATTCGGTATTGCCTGCACAACAATTGTCGCTATAATCAAAGTAGATAGCATTTGTGATGTATCTTGTATGAATAAGCACTTTGAAAAGGCTCCGCCTTTTCTAAAAATTAAAAAACTCGGAATACATAAGCAAATAGCTTCTCCTGAACGGCAATTTTTTAACTGCCATGTAGATAAATCCTGTATGGAGCTTCATTTATCGGATGCAAATTATGCGTGTAAGGAAGCTTTATCCAAACTTTCAGGGCATATCCATACGCAAGATCTAGACAAGCTTATGACATTTCAAGGCAATGGAGGTTTGCTAAACTACCAAGATTGCTCTTTAAATATTTATGATTGTCGCTTTCATGTAGATCCTATCCATCCTGATCCCGATGCTCCCGAAGAACGCGCTGTAGGAGGCATGAAAACCTTATCCTTATCTTTATTGAGAAAGTGA
- the kdsA gene encoding 3-deoxy-8-phosphooctulonate synthase, whose amino-acid sequence MFSDKMILIAGPCVIEEEETTLEIASKIQELITPYADRIHWIFKSSYDKANRSSINSYRGPGVNEGLRILSKVKETLGVQILTDVHSPEEARAAAAVCDILQIPAFLCRQTDLLVSAAETNAIINIKKGQFLSPWDMQGPVDKILSTGNNKIILTERGCSFGYNNLVSDMRSIPVLSAMGFPVVFDGTHSVQLPGGLKTQSGGQTEFIPTLTRAALAAGAHGLFIETHCNPITAKSDAASMLPLKTFEALLPIWDQLFTCVRSFEMASV is encoded by the coding sequence ATGTTCTCAGATAAGATGATCCTTATTGCCGGTCCTTGTGTTATAGAAGAAGAAGAAACTACGTTAGAAATAGCTTCAAAAATTCAAGAATTAATCACCCCATATGCTGACCGTATTCATTGGATTTTCAAAAGCAGTTATGACAAGGCAAATCGTTCTTCTATAAATTCTTATCGAGGTCCTGGGGTAAACGAGGGTTTAAGAATCCTATCTAAAGTTAAAGAAACCCTCGGTGTGCAAATTCTTACAGATGTACATTCTCCTGAAGAAGCCCGTGCTGCTGCTGCAGTCTGCGATATTCTTCAAATTCCTGCATTTTTATGTCGTCAAACAGACCTTCTTGTTTCTGCCGCAGAGACGAATGCTATTATCAATATTAAAAAAGGCCAATTTCTTTCTCCTTGGGATATGCAGGGTCCTGTAGATAAGATTCTTTCTACTGGGAACAATAAGATTATTTTAACTGAAAGAGGCTGCTCTTTTGGTTATAATAATCTTGTTTCGGATATGCGCTCTATTCCCGTGCTTTCAGCTATGGGTTTCCCTGTGGTTTTTGATGGAACGCATTCTGTTCAACTTCCTGGAGGATTAAAAACCCAAAGCGGCGGGCAAACAGAGTTTATCCCCACATTAACCCGGGCTGCCTTAGCTGCAGGAGCACACGGTTTATTCATAGAAACGCATTGTAACCCAATTACAGCGAAAAGTGATGCGGCTTCTATGTTGCCTTTAAAGACCTTCGAAGCTCTTCTTCCAATATGGGATCAGCTCTTTACTTGCGTACGTTCATTTGAAATGGCCTCAGTATGA
- a CDS encoding KH domain-containing protein: protein MKDFLAYIIKNLVDRPEEVHIKEVQGTHTIIYELTVAKPDIGKIIGKEGRTIKAIRTLLVSVASRNNVKVSLEIMEDK from the coding sequence ATGAAAGACTTTTTAGCTTATATTATCAAAAACCTTGTAGATCGCCCTGAGGAAGTGCATATCAAAGAAGTTCAAGGCACCCACACGATTATCTACGAATTAACAGTTGCGAAACCCGATATTGGTAAAATCATCGGAAAAGAGGGACGCACAATTAAAGCTATCCGCACTCTACTTGTCTCTGTAGCTAGCAGAAACAACGTAAAAGTTAGTTTGGAAATTATGGAAGATAAGTAG
- a CDS encoding RluA family pseudouridine synthase gives MKSNNSLTFIVNETNRDRLDKFLVSQNSEYSRAFYQQHILDKRVTINKQIQTKVSTQLVPGDSVSIEIEEKEELLELIPEAIPLNKVYEDEMILVINKPRDMVVHPAPGHTKGTVVHALLHEIGERLKQEFPEEPWRPGIIHRLDKDTSGLLITAKTRQAKKIYSELFATKQLRKSYLAICIGKPIAAKIQTKLARHHSKRKEMAVSSIGKDAITHCEVLAYNEKLSLVLLHPETGRTHQLRVHMKYLNTPILGDPVYGSVSKNAGYGLDKQQLHAYSLDFIHPQTRKHLNLTTKLPRDMKILIIKEFHNSKTVINKQLFESIIK, from the coding sequence ATGAAATCAAATAACTCTCTTACTTTTATTGTTAATGAAACTAATCGCGATCGATTAGATAAATTCTTAGTTTCTCAAAATTCAGAATATTCTCGTGCTTTTTATCAACAACATATTTTAGATAAACGCGTTACGATTAATAAGCAGATTCAGACAAAAGTTTCGACACAATTAGTTCCCGGAGATTCTGTTTCTATTGAAATCGAAGAGAAGGAAGAGCTTTTGGAGCTTATTCCCGAAGCTATACCTCTCAATAAGGTATATGAAGATGAGATGATTCTCGTTATAAATAAACCTAGGGATATGGTGGTACACCCTGCTCCGGGGCATACTAAAGGGACAGTTGTTCACGCCCTGCTTCATGAAATAGGAGAACGCCTTAAACAAGAGTTTCCTGAGGAACCTTGGAGACCCGGGATTATTCATCGATTAGATAAAGATACCTCTGGGTTATTAATAACGGCAAAAACCCGACAAGCGAAGAAAATTTACAGCGAACTATTTGCAACTAAGCAACTAAGAAAGAGTTATTTAGCTATTTGCATAGGAAAGCCGATAGCAGCTAAAATCCAAACAAAACTTGCCAGACATCATAGTAAGCGTAAAGAAATGGCTGTCTCGTCCATAGGGAAGGATGCCATTACTCATTGTGAGGTACTCGCTTATAATGAAAAATTAAGTTTAGTGCTCCTACATCCAGAAACAGGAAGGACTCATCAACTTAGAGTTCATATGAAGTATCTAAATACCCCAATCTTAGGGGACCCTGTCTATGGATCGGTCTCTAAAAACGCCGGTTATGGTCTTGACAAACAACAATTGCACGCCTATAGCTTGGATTTTATCCACCCACAGACACGTAAACACCTAAACCTAACAACAAAACTACCCCGAGATATGAAGATCTTGATAATAAAAGAATTTCATAATAGTAAAACTGTTATCAACAAACAATTATTTGAATCAATTATAAAATAA
- a CDS encoding CT656 family putative T3SS effector: MEPRYINIKKAETQEASPAKEINTPEYLSPTNMTFEGPVRTLDQLRLALIQKMGEEKGKEMYDKFIQSILISSFGNIHKEMDRAQKASKKMRSVYKE; this comes from the coding sequence ATGGAACCACGTTACATCAACATCAAAAAAGCTGAGACTCAAGAAGCTTCACCAGCAAAAGAGATTAATACTCCCGAGTATCTATCACCAACAAACATGACATTCGAAGGTCCTGTACGCACTTTAGACCAGTTAAGGTTAGCTCTCATTCAAAAAATGGGAGAAGAAAAAGGGAAAGAGATGTACGACAAGTTTATTCAATCTATTCTCATTTCTTCTTTTGGCAATATTCATAAAGAAATGGATCGTGCTCAGAAAGCATCTAAAAAAATGCGTTCTGTTTATAAAGAGTAG
- a CDS encoding DNA gyrase subunit A produces MHDVSDLFKTHFMHYASYVILERAIPHILDGLKPVQRRLLWTLFRMDDGKMHKVANIAGRTMALHPHGDAPIVEALVVLANKGYLIDMQGNFGNPLTGDPHAAARYIEARLSPLAKEILFNTDLMSFHDSYDGREKEPDILPAKLPLLLLHGVEGIAVGMTTKIFPHNLCELIEAQIAILNNRSFTLFPDFYSGGVMDASEYQDGLGSIMIRASIQTVDQKTLIIKEICPSTTTETLIRSIENAAKRGVIKIDSIQDFSTDQPHIEIKLPKGVYAKDILEPLFQHTECQVVLTSKPTAIYNNKPVETSVSEILRLHTEVLEGYLQKELQILHDELSQEHYYKSLEYIFIKQRLYDTVRENLSKLGNKVSQEDLHEAVLNSLAPFLSSLPEIPSKQATGQLASLAIKKILCFNESNYTKDLAAIEKKQTAVEKDLSNMKKFTIKYLKGLLAKYGELGKRKTQVLSFSKQKKSVLKQQTLV; encoded by the coding sequence ATGCATGATGTTTCAGATCTTTTTAAAACGCATTTTATGCACTATGCATCTTATGTGATTTTAGAAAGAGCCATTCCCCATATTCTTGACGGCCTTAAACCTGTACAACGACGTCTCCTTTGGACTCTATTTCGTATGGACGATGGCAAAATGCATAAGGTTGCCAATATTGCTGGGCGTACTATGGCATTACATCCCCACGGAGATGCTCCAATTGTCGAAGCTCTTGTCGTTTTAGCAAATAAGGGTTATCTAATTGATATGCAGGGAAATTTTGGAAATCCTCTAACGGGAGATCCTCATGCTGCTGCACGTTATATCGAAGCCCGCCTCAGTCCTCTAGCTAAAGAGATTCTATTCAATACAGATTTAATGTCTTTTCATGATTCCTATGATGGAAGAGAAAAGGAGCCTGATATCCTCCCTGCAAAGCTTCCCCTGCTTTTACTCCATGGTGTTGAGGGAATTGCTGTAGGCATGACAACGAAAATCTTCCCGCATAATCTCTGTGAACTTATAGAAGCACAAATTGCCATTTTGAATAATCGTTCATTTACTCTGTTTCCTGATTTCTATTCCGGAGGCGTTATGGACGCCTCAGAATATCAAGATGGATTAGGTTCTATAATGATTCGTGCTTCTATTCAAACTGTGGATCAAAAAACTCTAATCATAAAAGAAATTTGCCCTTCAACAACAACAGAAACATTAATTCGCTCCATAGAAAATGCTGCAAAACGTGGTGTGATTAAAATTGATTCGATTCAAGATTTCTCAACAGATCAACCTCATATAGAAATAAAACTCCCAAAAGGAGTTTATGCTAAAGATATTCTTGAGCCTTTATTTCAACATACTGAATGCCAAGTCGTTCTCACATCAAAACCTACGGCTATCTATAATAATAAACCCGTAGAAACGTCTGTTTCTGAAATTCTAAGACTCCATACAGAAGTTCTCGAAGGCTATTTACAAAAAGAGCTCCAAATACTTCATGATGAACTCTCTCAAGAACATTACTATAAGTCTTTAGAATACATTTTCATTAAGCAGCGTCTGTATGATACAGTCAGAGAAAATCTCTCTAAATTAGGCAATAAAGTCTCTCAGGAAGATCTCCACGAGGCTGTTTTAAACTCTTTAGCTCCTTTTCTTTCTAGCTTACCTGAAATTCCAAGTAAGCAGGCCACGGGACAACTTGCTTCATTAGCTATTAAGAAAATCCTCTGCTTTAATGAAAGTAACTACACTAAAGATCTTGCAGCGATAGAGAAAAAACAAACGGCTGTAGAAAAAGATCTGAGCAATATGAAGAAATTCACAATCAAATATCTCAAAGGTCTTTTAGCAAAATACGGCGAGCTTGGAAAAAGAAAAACACAAGTTTTATCATTTTCTAAACAAAAGAAATCAGTTCTTAAACAACAAACTTTAGTATAA